A segment of the Sphingobacterium oryzagri genome:
ATCACATTGCCGACATTGCATAAATTAACAAAAGAAGGCATAGAAATAGCAGCTGAGGGGCTGCATATCGCCTGACGATTTTTTAAAAATATAGCGTAAGAGAATGAGCGAAACAACCCAGAAAATCCTTCGTCACGACTGGACGAAAGAAGAACTTATAGCGATTTATAACAAACCGCTGCTAACCTTAGTCTTTGAAGCCGCAGCATTGCATCGCGAATGGCACAATGCAGAGGAAGTGCAAATGTCGACGTTATTGTCGGTAAAAACGGGCGGATGTCCTGAAGACTGTTCTTATTGCGGACAAGCAGCCCGATATCATACAGATATTCAGGTGCAGGCTTTATTGCCTACGGAAACCGTCATCTCACATGCGAAAAAAGCAAAAGCGCACGGTTCTTCTCGTTTTTGTATGGCGGCAGCTTGGCGGGAGGTACGCGATAACCGCGATTTCGATCGTATTATCGATATGGTAAAAGGAGTTAACGCGCTCGGGATGGAGGTTTGCTGCACGCTGGGGATGCTTACAGAAACGCAGGCACAACGGTTGCAGGAAGCCGGGTTGTATGCATACAACCATAATCTCGATACGTCTGCGGAATACTACGATGAAATTATTTCGACGCGTACGTTCGACAATCGGATCAATACCATTCAACATGTACGTAATGCGGGTATCACGGTATGTTCTGGCGGGATTATTGGCTTGGGCGAGTCGACTGCGGATCGCATCGCGATGTTGCGAACGCTGGCCAACATGGAAAAGCACCCGGAGTCTGTGCCGATCAATGCTTTGGCGCGTGTGAAAGGCACGCCGTTAGAAAATAATCCCAAAGTTGATACGTGGGATATGGTTCGAATGATTGCTACCGCGCGTATTGCAATGCCGGCATCCATGGTTAGGCTTAGTGCAGGTCGCACAGAAATGACCACGATGGAGCAAGCTTGGTGTTTTATGGCCGGTGCAAATTCAATATTTACAGGCGAGCGCGAAAAATTACTGGTCACGCCAAACCCAGGTATTTCCGAAGATTTGGATATGCTGGCTACGTTGGGTCTAAAACCAATGATGTGTTCATGATGGAAACGCAGCAAAGCTGGATAGCGCGCGACCGGCGAGTCAACTGGCATCCTTACACGCAGATGAAAACAACGACACATATTCCTATCGTACGTGGGCAGGGCAGTTACTTGTTTGATGCTAATGGCGATGCTTATCTGGACGTTGTATCATCCTGGTGGGTTACGTTGCACGGGCATGCACATCCATACATCGCCCAAAAAGTAAGCGAACAGCTTACAACGTTAGAACAGGTGATTTTTGCGGGTTTTACGCATCCGCCTGCTATTGAGTTAGCCGAACGATTGCTTGATTTGTTGCCGGCAAATCAAGAACGGATATTTTACTCAGATAATGGTTCAACTGCGGTCGAAGTTGCCCTAAAAATGTGTATGCAGTATGCTTATCAACATGGGCAGAAGAAAAGTAAGGTGTTGGCTTTCCGAAACGGTTATCATGGTGATACCTTTGGTGCGATGTCGGTGAGTGCACGAGGCGCGTGGACAGCACCCTTTCAGGATAGGCTATTCGAAACGCTGTTTATCGAAGCACCTACGTTGAAAAATCTTGCGGCTACCTTTGAGTTGATCGATAAGCATGCGGCTGATATCGCCTGTTTGTTGTACGAGCCGCTGATACAGGGGGCGGGTGGAATGCTGATGCACGAAGCGGAGCCGCTTTCCCGCTTGATGCAATATTGCCGGCAAAAGTCGATTTTGCTGGTGCAAGACGAGGTTTTCGTCGGCTTTAGTCGAACAGGAACCACGTTTGCTGCAGATCAACTCCAGGCAGAGCCTGATATCATGTGTTTTTCCAAAGGTTTAACAGGCGGAACGATGCCACTCGGGATAACGTCTTGCACGGCGCTAATCTACGATGCTTTTTACGATGATGATAAAAGTCGTGCTTTTTTTCATGGACATTCGTTCACTGCCAGCCCGATAGCCTGCGCCGCAGCATTGGCTAGCCTAGACTTATTGCTGACTGCCGAAACGCAAGCGCAGATAGCGATGATCTGTGCACAGCACGCTGCTTTTGTTAAGCGTGTGGAGCGCCATCGCAATGTGCGTGCGGTTCGGCAGTGTGGAACAATTTTGGCCGTAGAGTGGGCAATCGATCGGTCGACATCTTATTTTAGCGATCTGCAGCCTATTTTACATGCGTTTTTCCTCGCTCGTGGTATACTAATCAGGCCATTGGGCAATATTGTATACCTCGTGCCTCCATATTGCATCACGGTGGCAGAATTAGAAAGTGTATACGCAGCAATCGTCAAGGCATTGGACGAGATTTACTCGTAAAATACCTGTTTTCAGGTATATGCGACATGGGAAATAGCTTGTATTTTTACATGTCGAATCAAATTTTTTTGAAATCTAACTGTTTTTGGTGTTCGGCTGTAGTTGTTCGTGCCAATCCCTAAACCTAACCCAGCGGTTTAGGGATTTTCTTTTTGTACCTCCGAAGTCACTTCCCAAGTCGTTTTGACATCACGATCAAAATCCTGGAGCAGATGCTAAGCGTGAAGATTTTTAGTTTCTATGACCTCCATATCAGAACATGTGTTTTTTCTAAGTAGCCGTTTTCGACGGATGCTACGCAAACTGTTATCGCTATACAGCGACCAGGTCACCCGTAAATGATTGTAACATTTTTGGAATAATTACTAAGTAAAAAAGACCGAGTGATTTGCGCTGGATAGTATGTTAATACTACAAATACTTTGATAAGTGCTTCTTAAGCGTACAGAATAATACGCGGAGCACGTGTTGGGCTATGATAAGCGCTAAAGAAAGGAAGAAGCTGTATGTGCTTTAAAAATTTCATTTATGCGAAAAAAAATATAAATTAGAGTCAACTCAAAACAGTTAATACAAAAATACTGTTCTTACAGTAGCCGTCATCGACGGTTGGACACGATGTGTTCCTGTTTATGAAATATTATTCGGCAGCTTTCCAATTAATAGCGCTTATGAATTTAAATAAAAATACGAAGGTTGTGTTTGCTGATGACTCAGATATTCACCACTTTCTTTTGAAGAATCTCATTCCGCAGTTTGCATCGCTAGAGCTTGTTTGCCACGCAAGCGATGGAGACGAATTATTGCGTATGATAGATCGCCATCGCGACATACCGGATGTGGCAATTTTGGATCTCCATATGCCTCGTCTGAACGGAAACCTAACGGCCAAAGAATTGTTGGCACGATTTCCTAAAATAAAAATTTATGGGTTCACTTCATCCAGTGATGAGAAGGAACGTTCGGCGATGCTCCGTTACGGATTTTGTAAGGTTTATTCGAAAAATCAGTTACGCGATTTGTTGACAGAAATTGCTTCCCTTTCCCTTTAACCGTTTATTGAATTTCTTTCTTACGTCATATTTTTATGCCTCACTATTATTTTGCGCTTTTTAAAGGCTATCTGCGTCGCTTTTAGCCGCATGGATCACTATTTTTGTATATGAAGAAAATAGAAAATGTCAATGCGTTTATCGCTGCAGAACGGGAGCTGCTGTTAAAGCATCCGTTATATCATAAGATTAGTAAAGTCAGTGATTTACAGAAATTCACCGAAGGACACGTCTACGCCGTTTGGGATTTTATGTCACTTTTAAAAGCCCTCCAAATCAAGCTCACTTGCGTAGAAGTGCCTTGGTTTGCAAGTGCCATGCCAAATACACGTTACTTGATTAACGAAATTGTTTTGGCCGAAGAATCTGATGAGTATATCGACGGAAGGAGATTGAGCCATTTTGAAATGTATTTAGATGCAATGGCTGGAATGGAAGCGGATACAACCGTTATTTCACATCTTATCCAAGCTATTCAACAGCGATTGCCTGTGGTAGCGGCTATCGACCAGCTTCCGGTAGATGAGCGCATCAAAGATTTTTTGCGGTTTTCTTTTTCCGTGATAGAGGAGGGAGAAACGCATAAAATTGCTGCCGCATTTACCTTCGGCCGTGAAGATCTGATTCCGGATATGTTTACCTCTATCTTAAACGGTATTCAAAGTAATGCACCACAAACCGACTTAAGTAAGTTTATTTATTATTTCCAAAGGCACATCGAACTGGATGGCGATGAACACGGACCTTTAGCTATGCAAATGATTTTGGAGCTGGGCGGCGAGGATGAAGTCAAGTGGCAAGAGATGATGGAAACAGCAAAAGAAGCTTTAGTTAAGCGTTTGGCTTTATGGGATGCCATTGAAGAGAGCCTGGCTCACTAATACTTTTTCCTATTTTATATAACACGATGGAAACTTTTGAAGTTGTACTAAACGAGACTGGGCGCGGTGAGTTAAGACTTTTGTCGGACGCTGTACAGGCAGGCAAAATGGATATTTTCATCCGTAACGGCGTGCTGACGGTTTACCATACCGAAGTAGATCCGATACATGAGGGCAAAGGTTTTGCTAAGCTGCTGTTGGAGGAACTGGTGCGGAAAGCACGCGCAGAAATTCTGCTTATTAAACCGTTATGTCCATATGTGCATGCGCAGTTTAAGAAATATCCCGAAGCGTATGCGGATGTTTGGCTTAAGACGGAAAAATAGCGAACAAAATAAATATCTTGTATCGTTTAGCGGGTAGCTAACGTTTGTATCGTTATCCAGTAATTTTTAGTTACTAATAATTGATTCTTCAAAACACGTAGGTATGTCAGGCTTACGTGTTTTTATCTTTTAAGTAGGAGTGTTCAAAAAAAACGGTTGTACAGTAAGAAGAACTGTACAACCGTTTTTAATCGTTGTGTATACCGTGCTTATCTAGTAGCAGGAGCAACAGCCGGTGTTGCTGGCGTAGCATTTGCCGCAATACCTAATTTTGTTTTTACATCAGCAGAGATGTCTTCACCGCCTTGGAAATAAATAACGTTACCGTTTGATGTGTCTAACACATAGGCAAACCCTTTATCTTTCGCAACGGCGTTAATCGCATTCATTACTTTTGTTTGGATAGGCGTTAACAACTCTTGTTGTTTTTTCTGTAAATCTTCCTGTGCTACACGTTGAACTTCCTGGATACGTTGCTCCATAGTCTGAAGTTCTTGACCTGCTGTTTGCAATTCAGCGTCAACTGTAGATTTGTTTGCTTCACTACGGTTTCTCAATTTCTCGTTAGCTTCCGTCTGCTTTTGTTGAAACACCTCATACATCCCTTGTAGCTCTTTCGTTTTCGCATCATTCAATGTTCTCAACTGCTCATTAGCCGTTTTAAACTCTGCCGTCATCTGAAAGATTTCATCAGCATTGATATGACCAATTTTTTGCTGCGCACTCACATATTGCGTGCCTAAGAAAATCACCGCCACTAAAGCTACACTTCTAAATAAATTTTTCATTCTTTCCATTTTAATCTTTTGCATCGTTGTTTTGACGATACGGCCTTTGTTTTCTAAATATAATGTTAATAATTAATCGCTATTTTTCTCCAAGTATAAGCAAAAAAATTAATTTGCCAAGCTAGGATTAGGTTTGAAACCTAATTTAGTTATGATATCGTTACTTTTATCTAGTTTCGGATTGGCAAATAGAAACGTCACTTCACTTCCTTTGTCCAAAATAAGGTCCAAACCCTGGTTGTTTGCTACGTCTGTGATTGCTGCCGAAACTCGATCCTGGATCGGTTTTACCAACCGAAGACGTTCCTTGTATAGATCACCCTCGTAGCCGAATTTTTGCCGTTGAAACTCCTTAACCTCTTTTTCTTTGTTAACGATCTCGTCTTCTCTGCGTCGGCGCATATCATCGTTCAACAATACCTGATCGTTTTGATAAGCTTTATAGAGCTTTTCAATTTCACCATATTGCTTATCGACTTCTTCTTGCCAGTTTGTTGATAGATCATCCAATTGCTTCTGCGCCGATACATATTCCGGAATATGCTTTAAGATATATTCCGAATCGAC
Coding sequences within it:
- a CDS encoding OmpH family outer membrane protein — encoded protein: MKKIVFIIALIATSASAAVAQRLAYVDSEYILKHIPEYVSAQKQLDDLSTNWQEEVDKQYGEIEKLYKAYQNDQVLLNDDMRRRREDEIVNKEKEVKEFQRQKFGYEGDLYKERLRLVKPIQDRVSAAITDVANNQGLDLILDKGSEVTFLFANPKLDKSNDIITKLGFKPNPSLAN
- the bioA gene encoding adenosylmethionine--8-amino-7-oxononanoate transaminase, encoding METQQSWIARDRRVNWHPYTQMKTTTHIPIVRGQGSYLFDANGDAYLDVVSSWWVTLHGHAHPYIAQKVSEQLTTLEQVIFAGFTHPPAIELAERLLDLLPANQERIFYSDNGSTAVEVALKMCMQYAYQHGQKKSKVLAFRNGYHGDTFGAMSVSARGAWTAPFQDRLFETLFIEAPTLKNLAATFELIDKHAADIACLLYEPLIQGAGGMLMHEAEPLSRLMQYCRQKSILLVQDEVFVGFSRTGTTFAADQLQAEPDIMCFSKGLTGGTMPLGITSCTALIYDAFYDDDKSRAFFHGHSFTASPIACAAALASLDLLLTAETQAQIAMICAQHAAFVKRVERHRNVRAVRQCGTILAVEWAIDRSTSYFSDLQPILHAFFLARGILIRPLGNIVYLVPPYCITVAELESVYAAIVKALDEIYS
- the bioB gene encoding biotin synthase BioB; this encodes MSETTQKILRHDWTKEELIAIYNKPLLTLVFEAAALHREWHNAEEVQMSTLLSVKTGGCPEDCSYCGQAARYHTDIQVQALLPTETVISHAKKAKAHGSSRFCMAAAWREVRDNRDFDRIIDMVKGVNALGMEVCCTLGMLTETQAQRLQEAGLYAYNHNLDTSAEYYDEIISTRTFDNRINTIQHVRNAGITVCSGGIIGLGESTADRIAMLRTLANMEKHPESVPINALARVKGTPLENNPKVDTWDMVRMIATARIAMPASMVRLSAGRTEMTTMEQAWCFMAGANSIFTGEREKLLVTPNPGISEDLDMLATLGLKPMMCS
- a CDS encoding OmpH family outer membrane protein: MKNLFRSVALVAVIFLGTQYVSAQQKIGHINADEIFQMTAEFKTANEQLRTLNDAKTKELQGMYEVFQQKQTEANEKLRNRSEANKSTVDAELQTAGQELQTMEQRIQEVQRVAQEDLQKKQQELLTPIQTKVMNAINAVAKDKGFAYVLDTSNGNVIYFQGGEDISADVKTKLGIAANATPATPAVAPATR
- a CDS encoding GNAT family N-acetyltransferase, with amino-acid sequence METFEVVLNETGRGELRLLSDAVQAGKMDIFIRNGVLTVYHTEVDPIHEGKGFAKLLLEELVRKARAEILLIKPLCPYVHAQFKKYPEAYADVWLKTEK
- a CDS encoding response regulator; this translates as MNLNKNTKVVFADDSDIHHFLLKNLIPQFASLELVCHASDGDELLRMIDRHRDIPDVAILDLHMPRLNGNLTAKELLARFPKIKIYGFTSSSDEKERSAMLRYGFCKVYSKNQLRDLLTEIASLSL
- a CDS encoding DUF3050 domain-containing protein, translating into MKKIENVNAFIAAERELLLKHPLYHKISKVSDLQKFTEGHVYAVWDFMSLLKALQIKLTCVEVPWFASAMPNTRYLINEIVLAEESDEYIDGRRLSHFEMYLDAMAGMEADTTVISHLIQAIQQRLPVVAAIDQLPVDERIKDFLRFSFSVIEEGETHKIAAAFTFGREDLIPDMFTSILNGIQSNAPQTDLSKFIYYFQRHIELDGDEHGPLAMQMILELGGEDEVKWQEMMETAKEALVKRLALWDAIEESLAH